A window from Photobacterium atrarenae encodes these proteins:
- a CDS encoding DUF3303 domain-containing protein, whose product MTFLVTWQLHQGKLHPILAHFSQLTDEQDQEMMGEHVKMIGRWHDLVSGTGVAVCESDNIEEVMAYALRWNNDMDISVQVVVDDAQAKVLGSQLLS is encoded by the coding sequence AGGGCAAGCTGCATCCCATTCTCGCCCATTTTTCCCAACTGACTGATGAACAGGATCAGGAGATGATGGGGGAGCACGTCAAAATGATTGGCCGCTGGCATGATTTGGTGAGTGGCACCGGGGTGGCCGTGTGTGAATCCGATAATATCGAGGAAGTCATGGCTTACGCACTGCGCTGGAATAATGATATGGATATCTCGGTTCAGGTGGTGGTGGATGATGCTCAGGCGAAAGTGCTGGGAAGTCAGCTGCTGTCTTAA